In Microbacterium soli, the DNA window CAAGACCGAACTCGGGCCAGCCGAGCAGCGCGGACGATCCACGCGGCCGCAGTTCACGCTCACCCGACGTCGAACGTGCATGACCGGCGTGGACCTCGAGGAGCATCGCCACGCCCCGTTCACGGATGCTGTCCAGTGCGGCCAGCAGCGGGGCGACGTCCTCGTCCGTGTTCAGCGACGACCCGCCCGCGACCCTGTAGAGCGGGCCCAGCAGCATTAGGGCGGGCTCGCACTCGTCGATCCACCTGTGCAGCTGGCCCAGGTCGTTCGCCCGGGTCACGTCCATCACAGGCACGCAGTGCAGGGCCAGGTGATTGCGTGGATCACGGCGGCCGCGCTGCGCTGCAGTGTCAGCCAGGCCTCGGGCTGCCCGCCGCCACTGCCGCTCCGAGTTCTCCGCGTCGACGACGAGCACGTTGACCGGGTCGATCTGGTTGAACTGGAACGGGTGAATCCCAGCGGCCGCGAGGATCGCGATCTGCCGCAGCATCGTCGACTTCCCCGATCCCTCGGCCGCCGACAGCATGAGCCGGTCCTGCCGTTCCAGGAGGTCCGGGATCACCCAGTCGTACGCGTCGGCCTCCTCCGGCACGTCGAGCACGTCTCGCAGCCATCGGACCGACTTCCCGCCGGCGGACTGCATGTCGGTGATCGTGCGGAGGTCCTGCTGTGCACGGGCGAGTGCGACTCCCGGGTCGGTGTCGGGGTGCTGCAGGCGCTGGCCCACGTCGGCGAGCAGGCGCCGGACGGATGCTTCACGGACGAGCCCGGCCCAGTACACGCCGTCGCCTGTGGTGTCGTCCTGCCAGCGGGACAGGTCGTTGAGTTCGATGCCGCGCACGTCCCACGACTGCAGGCGGTCGTACACGGCGAGGTAGTCGGTCGGCGCGCCGGTCGCGTGCAGGCCGATCAGCCCGTTGAAGATCGCGCCGAGCCGCAGGTCGTGGAAGTCGCCGCCTGTGACCGCGCGCTGCATGTCGGGGATCTGGTGCGGGTGCCGCATCGCCGCCCCGATCACACGCTGCTCGATCAACACGGCCGTGTCGACCGGCGCCGGTGTCGTCGCGTAGGGGTCCTCGGGCGGGGCCTCGTCGACGTACTCGGACATCACGATCCGATCTCCTTCCGCCCCGAGACCGCACACCGATACGCCGCGAGGGCGACGGCATCCGGTTCGATCCGGTTCCCCCACTCGTCCTCCCGCTCACCCAGGCTGGCGAGCAGCATCCGCTCCACACCCGCCCGGACATGCGCCGGCGTCAGATACGCCGTGCTCTCCCGCTGGTGCAGCTTCACCGCCTCCACAGCCATGCCGTAGTCGAGGTCCCCGACGAGCTCATGCCAAGCGATGACCGTCGAATCCCCGATCTGCCGGTTGTCGATCACCTGGATCCGGATGAGCAGCTGGTTCGTCTCCTGGATGTTCATCCGAGGGCCTCCTGCCCGACCATCGCGGCCAGACGCGCACCACGATCGATGCCATCCCGAACCCGGTCATCCGGACTCGGCCGGCCCTGCCTCGGCAGGCTCCACCGGTGCGCCTTGCGCATCCAGTTCCGCCACGTGCCGAGCCAGTCGAGCTTCGTGGCCTTCGCGCCCGACTCGGCACGCCAATAGTCCACGAACTCGCGGGTGTGCGCGTCGACGTCGAGACCGGGCACTTCGGCTGCCGCCCACGCCCTCATCTCGGCTGTGAGCATGAAGGGTTCCGGGATGCGGGAGCCGCGCTTGCGCGGCGCTACCTCACCGGGTTCTACCTCTACGGGTTCTACCTCTATAAGAAGAGTGCCTTGCAGCTCCTTGCCGGTTGCATGCCCTTCGGTTGCCGGTTGCACGTCCTCGTCTTCCGGTTGGAAGTTGCTACCGGCAGAATCTGCCGCCAGGTCGATACGGCCATTCGGATGCAGCGTGTACCCATCCGGAAGCCTGTTCCCGCGACCCCGGCTACCGGTGGTGCGGCGCATCCTCTGGATGACCCCGAAGTCCTCGAGCTCACGGAGCATGCTGCGCACCGTGCGCTCGCTCAGCCCCGACTCCGCCGCGATCGTCGCCTGCGAAGGGTGGATGCCGCCCAGCCCCGACCGCGACGCCAGCGACGCGTACACGAGGACGGCGTTCCGCGGCACCCGCTTGTCGCGGATCATCCAGTTCGGCACGGCCGCGAACCCCTCAGCCCTACTCATCGCCCCATCCCTTCTTCGCACTCCACGGCCAGGCCGCCGCTCGTGAGCAGCCACCACGTGCCGTCCAACCTCTTGACCCGGATCCCCGCCGGGCTCCGTTCGATCCCCAGGCGGAGGATCAGCAGCCCGTGATCCCGGGCGAGTTCCCTGTGCGCCTCGACCCACCCGTGGCATCCGGTCGTCCCGGACCCGCAGAGGATCAGGCAGTTCGCGATCCCCGAGATGAGCAGCTCGTACGGGCTGCCCTTCTTGGCCCCGATCCCGCCAGACCCGCGCGGGATCCGGTGATGGGCGGACCACCCGATGCCGCGGTCCTCGAACCGGAGCGGGCGCCGGCATCGGAAGCACGCCTCCCGCTCTCGTTCGAAGAACGCATGCCGGACGGTCTTCGCGGCGAACTCCCCCGCCCTCACAGCGGCACCACCTTGTACGCCTCGTCGAACGACATCGCAGGCCGGCCGCAGAACGCGCACCGCGGGATGAATATCCCCGCCCGAACGATGTCCTCCACCCTGCGGCGGACGTTGGCCAGGTGACGGGCGCAGAGGTTCCCGGCGTTCAGGTCGCACCCGCGGCACTTGACGAAGAACTCGGCGTCATGACCGCCGCGCGCGCACGGGATCTCGAAGTCGAGCGCGTCGAGGACCACCGTCTCCTCGTCCAGCAGCGTGCTCACGACACACCCCCATGCCGGTACGTCAGCTCGACCTGCTTCCCGATCGACTGCACCCGGCCGGTGTAGTCCGAGAGGAGGTTCCCCACACGGCGGGCCTTCTCGAACGCGACGACCGCCCGGTCGTACGCTTTCCGCTGCTCCATCGTCGCGAGCCGCACCCTCGACGCCTGCTCCCGGACGGGAAACCCCGCCGCGTCCAACACCGCCTGAGCGCGTGCATCCGCGAGATCGGCGGACGCCTGCCGCTTCAACGTCTCCGCGTTCTCGATGATCAGCACCATCCGCGACGCCCACCGGGACACGTCCGCAAGGGACGCAATCACCCAGTCGGGCGTGCGGATCGTGCCGTCATCGAGCGGGTGCGCGACCAAGCGCGCCTCCTCCGCGTACGCCTCGATCGACTCGACATCGACGACCTCACCGTTCGGCCAGGTCATGATCTCCTGCCCGGTCACAGCACACCCGCCGGAGTGAACGCGCCCACGCTGACGACCTCGACCCGGTCGAACGGACGGACCTCGAACGCGATCTCGCAGCCCGCCGCGGTGCGGCAGATCAGATGCCCGGAGGCGGTGGGGGCCGCGCCGCCACGAATGCGCAGCACGGTCACCACCTCCCGACCAGCACGGATCCCGTCCCCGGGGAGCACGGCGTGCACCGGGATCCGGCCCGGCACCCGCACCTCGGGCGCCGCCAACGGTGATTGCCGGTAGTCGATCCCGAGGACCTCACCGCTAGAGCCGTAGACCAGCGGAGTGCGTGCCTTGACAGCGGCCGGGATCCGGTGCTGAATCGGAAGATCTCGCTCGGTGATCATGCCTGCTCACCGCCATCCATGCCGTACTCGGCGATCTCCTCCGGCGTCAGCCGCATCGGGTTGTCCGGCAGAACCTCCCGCTCCTCCGGCGTGGGCTCCGGCTCAGGTGCGTCGACCGGCGCCGACGTGCGCGACTTCCGCGCGACCGTCCGCGTCGCCTTCGGCTTTTCCACCGGCGCCGACGTCGACTCCGGCACGACGCCGTCCTCGAGCTCCTCGATCGAGTACGCCATGCCGAGCAACGCATCCGCCGCGATCAACCGGCCGACCTCCGCCGTCGCGCGGGCGACGAGCATCGCCTCCGGCTGCGCCTTCCAGTTCGTCTTGTTCGTGAGGCCAAGACGCCGCGCACGGTCCATGTCCCACATCGACGTGACCACATTCGCGTCACCCCGACGCCTGCCCTTCACGATCGCGCGCTGCTGGGTCGACTCCTCCACCCAGATCTCGTGACCATGCGACTGCACGACGGCCCGGATCGTGATCGCCCGGAACGCCGGCGTCCCCTGGATGACGTCCATCGACCGCAGCGACGCGAGAGGGTCAAGGCCAAGGCCCTGCCCGGTGACGATCGCGGCTGCCGCTTCGGTCGGCTTCCCGTTGTACGAAGCCGGGACGAATGACGTGCCGACGAGCATCGTCGCCGCCTGGTACGCCAGCTTCAGATCACGAACGAACCGCAGCAGGCTCTCCGAGCCCCACTCCTGACCGTCGTCACCGGTCGGATGTGCAGGTGCGATCTCCGTCGCCTGCGTCGAGATCTCGACATCGGTTCCCGGCTGCTCCGGGGCCTCTTCGGCGTTCATGCCGCCACCCCCGGCAGGTACATCGCGTCGCCGCGCAGCGACCTGATCCGATCCGAGTCCCGCGTGTTCCGCGCATTCTGGATGATCGTCTTCGCGATCCTCCAGACCTGCTCGCCCCGCTCCATCGGGTACACGGTGTAGCCGTCCGAACGGATATGGATCGCGACATGATCGGTGATCCCGAGCGCCGCCATCGACTGCTCGTTGCCGTCCGCGTCGAGATAGAAGTCCGACCGGCCGTAGCACTCCAGCTGGAACGCGACCTCACCGTAGATGTCCTTCGACGTCTTCCAGTCCGCGAGGAACACACGACCCGGGAACAGCGGCGACCGGAAGATGAGATCCAAGGTCCCGCCGAGTCGCTCGTCGATGTTGCAGCACGACGCCTCGGTGACGATGTGCTCGACCTGCCACTCGTCCATGAACCGGACCGCGGACTCGACATGCCCGGCGAGCTCATCCGGGACCGCGACCTCGTCCCCCTGCACGGTGAGCTCAGCCAACCGGTGCACCTCCGTGCCACGGCGGGCAGCCGCATCGCGAACCTCGTAACGGGCCTTCTTCAGCGTTGCCAGACGCTGCGAGAACGGCATCTGAGCGAGCTCGTCCCAGTGGTCGACCGCGTAGTCGGCGGTGACGTTCCCCGCCCACTCCTCGAGGGCCTTCTTCCGGACGCCGTCGCCGAGCATCGTCGTGACGCCGTCAAGCTTCTCCCCGTCGAGGTAGTAGGCGTGACCGCGCCCGAACTGCCGGCGGCGGAACCTACCAGCGGCGATGCCCTTCATCTCTGCCTGCGCGCCCACGGATCAGCCTTCGACTTCCGGAAGGTCCAGCTGCTCCATACCAGTGCGCGCCTTCAGCGCCGCGTCCCGCAGCTTCACCGCGGCGGCGATCGCCTCCGGCGTGTGCAGGGGCTCGATGCTGAACGTCTCGACCACCGGGTACGTCTCCCCCGCGATCGCCTTCGACACGACCTCGTCCAGTCGGTACGTCACGATCGCGACGATCGGGGCCGCGTCCTGAGCGTTCTCGATCAGGTCTTCCTCGAGACCGTAGAAGCCGTTGCGCTCCTCCGGCGGATTCCCCCGCTTGAACGCCGTCGCCTTGATCTCCATGTCAGATCCCCATTCCTGCGGGCGACCGCCCGCTGTCCACCGGCCACGCGACCCTCGCGTGAGCCGCCTCCTGCTTCGCCGTGTAGGGCATCCGCAGCCCCAGGCGGTGCGCGCCAGCCGCGGCCAGCGCGACGGCATCCGCCACGTTGTGATCGGGCACGTTCGCGCCCGGCACCATCGCCTGCACCGACGTGAGCACCAGACGCTTCCGCACCGTCGACGTCGTGCCACGCGGGACGGGGTCGGAGTGCGCGAGCACCTGCCGTGATGTCGGTGCGACGAGCACCACCGGGCCACGCGCCATCAGCTGGTCGATGAGCATCCACCGCAGCCCCGCCCGCTCATCAGCCAGGGGCGTGTACTTGGATCCCATCGACGGGCCCTCCACGACCGACAGGGCGAGCCGTGCCGGGACGAAAGCGAGGATCTCGGTCAGCATCAGCCGGATGCGGCCCCGATTCGTCTCGGCTGACTCGACCTCCGGCTTCACGCCCCGGCCCCGCCACGTGTCCCACGAGGGCTCCGGGAAGTCCGTCCCCGGGTGCCACGACACCAGCGCGACGCCGGACACCGTCAGCGACGGGTCGACACCCAGCACGGCGGTCACAGCGTCGCCCCGAAGATCAGCGCGCCGAGCGCGGTCACACCGGTGATCGTCGCCACCAGACCCCACCCCGAGAACACGATCCGGGAGCCAGGCAGCAATGCCGGGACCGGCCCGGTCATCGCGTCCACCGGAGGGAACGGCGGGTCCGTCACGACCTCCTCGATCGCGAACACCTTCCCGTCGTCGAACTCGTCGACGACGTCGGCGGCGTCGGTGAAGTCATCGACCAGTCGCCGACGCCCGCCCAGGTGCGGGACACCCTCACGGGTTTCGAGTACGACAGCGACCGGTGTCGTCTCGGCGTTCACAGCGCACCCCTGATGGATGCGAGGCCCGCCTGCGACGACGGCTCCGAGACGACCAGTTGCACGGCGCCTGTAATCGACGGGTGCGTGACCGGCATATCCACGTGCGTGCCCCCACCGTCCACACCGCGGAACCGGTACCGCTCGTTGACGTCATCGACACGGCACGTCTCCACCAGGCCCATGTGCTCGACCCGCCAGAACTGGCCGGGCTCGGCCTCGTGCCACGGCTTGGGCACCGGGTGCGCGAGCAGGAAGTCACGCGCCGCGCGCTGCATCGCGGTGGGGCGGGTGATGTCGAGCACCCGGTCGTTGAGGTGGTCCGCCACGAACGTGTCTTCGTCGACCACCTTCACCGTGCGTCGACCATCCCGGCCCGCCGGACCCTCGACGCAGACCATGTGCGGATCAGCCGGTGACCGCCACCACCCACGCTCTTCGTCGCGCAGCATCTCGAAGAACTCGGCAGCGTCGAACGCCGCCTCACGCGACAAGTAGCCGCGCTTCTGACCGATCGAGATCGACCCGTCCTCGTACTGCGTCACCGTCCGGCCACTCTTGGCCACCATCGTTTTCACCATCAGGATCCCCATCCCTCGAAACGTCAGCGCCGAGCCCGGCGCCCACTGCATGACCACGCGAACACCGCGCAGAAGATCGTGGCGAGCAGCAGAACACCGTTCGCCCTCATCGACACCCACACGACGACGAGGCACAGCACGGTCAGCAAGAGCGACGCGTACTGGATGACGACTAGGGCCGATCCGGTGCGCAGGGGCTGATCCCCATCAGTCCCCTGCGCACGGACGCGGAACTCCCCAGTCCGCTGCCCGGGCTCCCCAACCCGGGAGATCATCGCCCCCTCGGTAGGCTCAGCCACATGGCCCGCTACCTCGAACTCCACGGCGGCACGAACGATGTCGCCGTCAAGGGCACGAACTTCCGTCAGAAGCACGTCCCCCCGGTCGGCACGTACTGGTTCGTGCTCGAAGCCGAACCCCTCAACCGCGCGGATCCGAACGCCGTGCAGGTGGTGGCGAAGAAGCCAGTCGGCTACCTTCCGGCTGGCATCGCGCCAGCGTGGAGTCCGCTGTGCCAGAGCATCGGCCGGCGACGCTTTACCGTCGAGGGTGAAGTCCGACTCACCCCGGATGGTCGCGCCCGCTGGGTTCTGCTGTGGCTTCCTGACCCGGAAGCCGTGGCGAGTCTCCTGTAGCGAGATCACGATGCAGCCTCGCTGTGCTCCGTGTGCTTCGCCGCTTCACGGAGTCGCTTCGAGATGATCGCGACGATGTCTGCTTCACGGAAGACATACGCGCCCCGCTGGCCGGGCATCTTCTGGGCCGGGTACTCGCCGCGCTCGGCCTTCCGCTGCACAGTGCGCGGATGCTCGATGAGCAGACTGGCGGCCTGATTCGTAGAAATCAGCTTCTGTCGGTTTTTCGGCATGTGTTGAGACTAGCGGGAAGTCGAATATCCGCAAGTGTCGGTTCCCCGACATGTCTGGCTTATGACGCTTTCTGCCGCATAATCTCGCTATTGCGGTATCTCCAAAGTTGTCGTAGCATCGACACATGTCGACCTAGGGAGGTCGCCGACCGGCAGGGGGAATCATGAGCAAGCACGCAATCGAACAGACGCCCGCGTACGAGAACCCGTTTCACTCGGGAGACCGCATCCGCAAGGCGCGCGAGCACATCGGTCAGGACCGGCAGACGTTCGCGGCGACGGTTGGACTGCACCGCGACACCCTGGCTAAGTACGAAGACGGCGGCAAGGCGAAGCGGTCTGCGCTGATCAGCATCGCGTGGGCGACGGGGACGCGTCTTGAGTGGCTCGAAGACGGCGTACTGCCCTGGCTGGCGACGGACGCACCCGGGCCTGAAGTGCCTACACCAGCGGTGTAAACGTGGCGCTCTACCAGCTGAGCTAAAGGCCCCAGGCCTCCGAGTCTACCGGGGCGGGGCGCTGCCCCGAATGCGGCACGGCGATCGTGAACGGATATAGGCTGAGCACAGGACGTGCTGTGCCGAGCTGACAAGGCTCCCCCACGTCGCATCCCGTTTCCTTGGCAAGACCTGCCAGTAAGACGAAAGGCTCCACGTGACTGTTCACGATCAGGATCCGTACTCCCAGGGCCCGCTCGACAGCGATCCGGAGGAGACCGGCGAGTGGCAGCAGTCGCTCGACGAGCTCGTCGATGCGAAGGGCCACGGCCGCGGGCGAGAGATCATGCTCAGCCTGCTCAAGCGCTCGAAGGATCTGCACCTCGGCGTCCCGATGGTCCCGACCACCGACTACATCAACACGATCGCCCCCGAGAACGAACCCGAGTTCGGCGGCGACGAGGAGATCGAGCGCCGCTACCGGCACTGGATCCGATGGAACGCCGCCATCACCGTGCACCGCGCGCAGCGCCCCGGCATCGGCGTCGGCGGGCACATCTCCACCTACGCCGGCGCGGCCTCGCTGTACGAGGTCGGCTTCAACCACTTCTTCCGCGGCCAGGACGCCCCCGGCGGCGGCGACCAGATCTTCATCCAGGGCCACGCCTCCCCGGGCATCTACGCCCGCTCCTTCCTCGAGGGCCGGCTGACCGAGGCCGACATGGACGGATTCCGTCAGGAGAAGTCCCACCTCGGGCATGCTCTTCCGTCGTACCCGCACCCGCGCTCGATGCCGGACTACTGGCAGTTCCCGACCGTGTCGATGGGCATCGGCCCGATCAACGCGATCTATCAGGCCCAGGCCAACAAGTACCTCGCCAACCGCGGCATCAAGGACACCGGTGACCAGCACGTCTGGGCCTTCCTCGGCGACGGCGAGATGGACGAGGTCGAGAGCCGTGGTCAGCTGCAGGTGGCCGCCAACGAGGGTCTGGACAACCTGACCTTCGTCATCAACTGCAACCTGCAGCGCCTGGACGGCCCGGTCCGCGGCAACGGCAAGATCATCCAGGAGCTGGAGTCGTTCTTCCGCGGCGCGGGCTGGAACGTCATCAAGGTGATCTGGGGCCGTGAGTGGGACGACCTGCTCGCCCGCGACACCGAGGGCGCGCTGCTGAACATCATGAACACCACCCCCGACGGGGACTACCAGACGTACAAGGCCGAGTCCGGCGCGTACATCCGCGAGCACTTCTTCGGCAAGGACGAGCGCGCCGCCGCCCTCGTCAAGGACTACACCGACGAGCAGATCTGGCAGCTGCGGCGTGGCGGTCATGACTACCGCAAGGTGTACGCCGCATACAAGGCCGCATTGGAGCACAAGGGCCAGCCCACCGTCATCCTCGCCAAGACCGTCAAGGGCTATGGCCTGGGTCCGCACTTCGAGGGACGCAACGCGACCCATCAGATGAAGAAGATGACGCTGGACAACCTCAAGACGTTCCGTGACACCATGCAGATCCCCATCACGGACGCGCAGCTCGAGGCCGACCCCTACCTGCCGCCGTACTACCACCCCGGCGAGAACGATGAGACCATCCAGTACATGCTGGAGCGCCGCCGGGCCCTGGGCGGCTTCATCCCGGAGCGCCGGACCGCGCACACCTCGATCACCCTGCCCGAGGATTCCGCCTACGCCCTGGCGAAGAAGGGGTCCGGCACGCAGGAGATCGCCACGACCATGGCGTTCGTGCGGCTGCTGAAGGATCTGCTGCGCTCCAAGGACTTCGGCAACCGCATCGTGCCGATCATCCCCGACGAGGCGCGCACCTTCGGCATCGACGCGTACTTCCCCACCGCGAAGATCTACAACCCGAACGGTCAGCATTACACCTCCGTCGATCGCGAGCTGCTTCTGGCGTACAAGGAGAGCCCGCAGGGCCAGATCGTGCACGTCGGCATCAACGAGGCCGGTGCCGTGGCCGCGTTCACCGCCGCGGCGACCTCGTACTCCACGCAGGGCGAGCCCCTCATCCCGATCTACATCTTCTACTCGATGTTCGGCTACCAGCGCACGGGCGATGCACTGTGGGCGGCGGGCGACCAGATGTCCCGCGGCTTCGTGATCGGAGCGACGGCCGGGCGCACCACGCTGACCGGCGAGGGCCTGCAGCACGCCGACGGCCACTCCCCGCTGCTGGCGTCCACCAACCCCGGCACCGTCGCCTACGACCCCGCGTACGGGTACGAGATCGCACACATCGTGCGCTCGGGTCTGGAGCGGATGTACGGCGGTCAGCATCCGGACCCGAACGTCATGTACTACATCACGGTGTACAACGAGCCTCTGGTCCAGCCGGCCGAGCCCGAGGACGTCGACGTGGACGGCATCGTCCGCGGCCTGCACCGCATCTCGGCGGGCACCGGCGAAGGCCCCAAGGCCCAGCTGTTCGCCTCCGGCGTCGGCGTTCCCTGGGCTCTGGAGGCCCAGGCGCTGCTGCGCAAGGACTGGGGCGTGAACGCCGACGTGTGGTCGGTCACCTCCTGGGGCGAGCTGCGCCACGACGGACTCGCGGCCGACGAGCACAACTTCCTGCACCCGGAGGAGGAGCCGCGCACGGCCTACCTGACGCAGAAGCTGCAGGGCGCCGAGGGTCCGGTCATCGCGGTCAGCGACTTCATGCGCGCCGTGCAGGACCAGATCCGTCCCTGGGTGCCGAACCCGTACTACACGCTGGGCGCGGACGGTTTCGGATTCTCCGACACGCGTGCTGCCGCACGTCGCTTCTTCAAGATCGACGGCCCGTCCATGGCTGTCCGCACCCTGCAGGCGCTGGCCGATCAGGGCGAGGTCGATCGCTCCTCGGTCGCCGAGGCCATCCGCAAGTACTCGCTGCACGATGTGAACGCGGGTGCCAGCGGGAACGCGGGTGGTGAGAGCTGAGCCTGTGACAGGATCCTCGAAACCGGTGATGGACAAGACCGCGACCCTGGCCTGGCTGCGCCGGATATCCGGCGACATCGCCACGGTGACCATCAAGCGTCTCGAGGACACGCTGCCCTGGTACGCCGACATGCCGCCGGCCCGACGCTCCGCCGTCGGGCTGGTGGCGCAGGCCGGCATCACCTCGTTCATCCAGTGGTACGAGGACCCGACCTCGACCCCGTGGATCGCGGCGGACATCTTCGCGACAGCCCCGCGCGAGCTGCTGCGCAGCGTCAGCCTGCAGCAGACGCTGCAGCTGATCCGAGTGACCGTCGAGGTCACGGAGGAGCGCGTCGCCGGTCGCGGCGACGAGCTGCGCGAGGCGATCCTGCTGTACTCCCGTGACGTCGCCTTCGCGGCGGCCGACGTGTACGCCCGCGCGGCGGAGGCCCGCGGCCTCTGGGATGCCAGGCTCGAGGCGCTCGTCGTGGACTCCATCCTCACCGGCGAGGCTGACGAGGAGCTCCCCAGCCGCATCGCGGCGCTGGGCTGGCACGGCCATGGCGAGGTGTGCGTGCTGGTCGGCACGACCCCGCCGCAGTTCGACGTCGACCAGGTGCGCCGCACGGCGCGCAGGCTCTCGGTCGACGTGCTCATCGGCGTGCAGGGGTCCCGTCTCGTACTCGTCATCGGCCGTGCCCGGGTGCCGGGCAAGGAGTCCGACGACACGGACGCGCTTCCTTTCCCCGAGATCGCCCAGCGGCTCGAACCGTCGTTCGGCGCCGGGCACATCGTCCTCGGTCCGCCCGTCGCAGCCCTTGTGGACGCCGGTCAGAGCGCCAGGGCGGCGCTCGCCGGCTTCGCCGTCGCGCGGGCATGGCGCGGTGCTCCGCGGCCTGTCGAAGCCGACGATCTGCTGCCCGAGCGCGCACTCGCCGGCGACACGCTGGCCAAGCACACCCTCATCGAACGGATCTTCCGCCCTCTGCAGACGCACTCCCCCGACCTCGTCACCACGCTGTGGAGCTACCTCGACAACGGCCGCTCGCTGGAGGCCACCGCGCGGGAGCTGTTCGTGCACCCCAACACGGTGCGGTACCGGCTCAAGCGCGTCAGCGAGGTCATCGGATGGGACGCGACAGGCCCCCGTGAGGCGCTGATCCTGCAGACCGCGCTCATCCTCGGCTCGATCGGCACGACGGATCCGGTTCGTCGCCGGCCCGTGGCGCGCCGCCGCTGAGTCTCCCGCACCGCCACGCGATCACTGTGCGCCACGCACAAACGGATCCAGGATTCTTGTGATGATCCATCCACCGTGCCGCGGGAATCATTGGCAAGATGGATGAGTGATCGTCGTCGCCTGCCCTGGACAGGGCTCTCAGACCCCCGGTTTCCTCGCACCCTGGCTCGAGTTGGACGGCGTCGCCGAGCAGCTCGCGGCCTACTCGGAAGCCGCGGAGGTCGATCTGGTCCTGCACGGCACCCGGTCGGATGCCGACACCATCCGCGACACGCGTATCGCCCAGCCGCTCATCGTCGCCGCGTCGATGATCGCGGGCGGACAGCTCGTGCTGCGCGCGGGTCGACACCCCGACGGTCTCGCGGGGCACTCGGTCGGTGAGCTCGCAGCCCTGGCGGCGGCGGGCGTCATCCCCGGCCTCGACGCGATGCGGCTGGTCGGCATCCGCGGTCGGGCGATGGCGGATGCTGCGGCCCACGCCGCCACCGGCATGAGCGCCGTCCTCGGTGGCGACGCCGATGCGGTGCTGGCGCTGCTCGATGAGCTCGGCCTCGCACCCGCCAACTACAACGTCGCCGGGCAGGTCGTGGCAGCCGGTGCGCTGGAGGGGCTCGCGAAGCTCGCGGAGAGCGCACCTCGCGGAGTCCGCGTCATGCCGCTGCAGGTCGCCGGTGCGTTCCACACTTCATACATGGCCGCAGCCGTGGACACGCTCCGCGCGGCCGTCGACGACCTCACCCCGCATGATCCGACCCTCACGCTCTGGTCGAACCGCGACGGCGCCGTCGTGACCGACGGGCGCGATGCACTGGACCGCATCGTCACGCAGGTGTCCTCGCCCGTGCGCTGGGACCGGTGCATGGACTCCATGAAGGATGCCGGCATCACCGGCTTCATCGAGGTCGCTCCCGCAGGCGCCCTCGTCGGCCTCGCCAAGCGCGGGCTGAAGGGCGTCCCCACCGTCGCCGTGAAGACCCCGGACGATCTCGACGCAGCCGCAGCGCTGCTGAACGGAGAAGCAGCATGACCATGCTCAAGCAGGCGAC includes these proteins:
- the aceE gene encoding pyruvate dehydrogenase (acetyl-transferring), homodimeric type, which codes for MTVHDQDPYSQGPLDSDPEETGEWQQSLDELVDAKGHGRGREIMLSLLKRSKDLHLGVPMVPTTDYINTIAPENEPEFGGDEEIERRYRHWIRWNAAITVHRAQRPGIGVGGHISTYAGAASLYEVGFNHFFRGQDAPGGGDQIFIQGHASPGIYARSFLEGRLTEADMDGFRQEKSHLGHALPSYPHPRSMPDYWQFPTVSMGIGPINAIYQAQANKYLANRGIKDTGDQHVWAFLGDGEMDEVESRGQLQVAANEGLDNLTFVINCNLQRLDGPVRGNGKIIQELESFFRGAGWNVIKVIWGREWDDLLARDTEGALLNIMNTTPDGDYQTYKAESGAYIREHFFGKDERAAALVKDYTDEQIWQLRRGGHDYRKVYAAYKAALEHKGQPTVILAKTVKGYGLGPHFEGRNATHQMKKMTLDNLKTFRDTMQIPITDAQLEADPYLPPYYHPGENDETIQYMLERRRALGGFIPERRTAHTSITLPEDSAYALAKKGSGTQEIATTMAFVRLLKDLLRSKDFGNRIVPIIPDEARTFGIDAYFPTAKIYNPNGQHYTSVDRELLLAYKESPQGQIVHVGINEAGAVAAFTAAATSYSTQGEPLIPIYIFYSMFGYQRTGDALWAAGDQMSRGFVIGATAGRTTLTGEGLQHADGHSPLLASTNPGTVAYDPAYGYEIAHIVRSGLERMYGGQHPDPNVMYYITVYNEPLVQPAEPEDVDVDGIVRGLHRISAGTGEGPKAQLFASGVGVPWALEAQALLRKDWGVNADVWSVTSWGELRHDGLAADEHNFLHPEEEPRTAYLTQKLQGAEGPVIAVSDFMRAVQDQIRPWVPNPYYTLGADGFGFSDTRAAARRFFKIDGPSMAVRTLQALADQGEVDRSSVAEAIRKYSLHDVNAGASGNAGGES
- a CDS encoding helix-turn-helix domain-containing protein, whose amino-acid sequence is MDKTATLAWLRRISGDIATVTIKRLEDTLPWYADMPPARRSAVGLVAQAGITSFIQWYEDPTSTPWIAADIFATAPRELLRSVSLQQTLQLIRVTVEVTEERVAGRGDELREAILLYSRDVAFAAADVYARAAEARGLWDARLEALVVDSILTGEADEELPSRIAALGWHGHGEVCVLVGTTPPQFDVDQVRRTARRLSVDVLIGVQGSRLVLVIGRARVPGKESDDTDALPFPEIAQRLEPSFGAGHIVLGPPVAALVDAGQSARAALAGFAVARAWRGAPRPVEADDLLPERALAGDTLAKHTLIERIFRPLQTHSPDLVTTLWSYLDNGRSLEATARELFVHPNTVRYRLKRVSEVIGWDATGPREALILQTALILGSIGTTDPVRRRPVARRR
- a CDS encoding helix-turn-helix domain-containing protein, which gives rise to MPKNRQKLISTNQAASLLIEHPRTVQRKAERGEYPAQKMPGQRGAYVFREADIVAIISKRLREAAKHTEHSEAAS
- a CDS encoding helix-turn-helix transcriptional regulator, with product MSKHAIEQTPAYENPFHSGDRIRKAREHIGQDRQTFAATVGLHRDTLAKYEDGGKAKRSALISIAWATGTRLEWLEDGVLPWLATDAPGPEVPTPAV
- a CDS encoding AAA family ATPase, producing MSEYVDEAPPEDPYATTPAPVDTAVLIEQRVIGAAMRHPHQIPDMQRAVTGGDFHDLRLGAIFNGLIGLHATGAPTDYLAVYDRLQSWDVRGIELNDLSRWQDDTTGDGVYWAGLVREASVRRLLADVGQRLQHPDTDPGVALARAQQDLRTITDMQSAGGKSVRWLRDVLDVPEEADAYDWVIPDLLERQDRLMLSAAEGSGKSTMLRQIAILAAAGIHPFQFNQIDPVNVLVVDAENSERQWRRAARGLADTAAQRGRRDPRNHLALHCVPVMDVTRANDLGQLHRWIDECEPALMLLGPLYRVAGGSSLNTDEDVAPLLAALDSIRERGVAMLLEVHAGHARSTSGERELRPRGSSALLGWPEFGLGLRRDKKVEGRHPTFSLVRWRGDRDRRDWPDRLVRGQIFPWEPSF
- a CDS encoding helix-turn-helix domain-containing protein gives rise to the protein MSRAEGFAAVPNWMIRDKRVPRNAVLVYASLASRSGLGGIHPSQATIAAESGLSERTVRSMLRELEDFGVIQRMRRTTGSRGRGNRLPDGYTLHPNGRIDLAADSAGSNFQPEDEDVQPATEGHATGKELQGTLLIEVEPVEVEPGEVAPRKRGSRIPEPFMLTAEMRAWAAAEVPGLDVDAHTREFVDYWRAESGAKATKLDWLGTWRNWMRKAHRWSLPRQGRPSPDDRVRDGIDRGARLAAMVGQEALG